In Takifugu flavidus isolate HTHZ2018 chromosome 13, ASM371156v2, whole genome shotgun sequence, the following are encoded in one genomic region:
- the ankrd27 gene encoding ankyrin repeat domain-containing protein 27 isoform X5 gives MAVYDENILKNPFYLALEKQRPDLCSRVAEFHGVVLVPCCSSLTVSSFSDTQFDSYVLQPVEDGFQTVDGKEVRIQNKQILLGSGFPALASVPILFDETFYNDQEQSYNILCISRPIEVDLSLCDLSPPHPSYLKNLDDVREFLGHHTQKLDKLIQSFCQAFRQQDRKGLRHHIDSVNALYTKCLQCLLRDSRLKLLAKEGLQMNLLKQAVEMYVHHGIHDIIFNFVGTLEASQDAAFNKTSRSLQELQQKDLGVKPQFSINLSRAKRELSRLNQQTSPLLKLLCLRQVALTAIQTPKRTVSIEAVCADDLLSVVLYLLVKTEIPNCHSSKDELSYCLSTFEAAVEYINLGKLQDTHTHSGSLNEKVYFKARLSLLDQNATPIHSLFQHIANGNKEVVEHLLNEGEREGEVRMCHPLCSCTLCDLQLSGRLNDPSIVTPRSRDDRGYTPLHVAATCGQSQLIDLLVCKGASVNATDYHGLTPLHLACQHGYQGVTLLLLHHKANTDAQDNSGNSPLILACMYGHEDCVKALVYYDIQTCHLDLQNDKGDTALHTAARWGYEGIIQVLLENRANIHIVNKNKDSPLQCALNSKILMLLELSQNGSQRSNTRFTVSDDSSLCSSISSTSSLGSEFKPEGERVRHREVEKLLRAVADADVEMVRFLLEWTDEKEENEEEVQALLCHPLCQCPSCSPTHKMCVLQTGALAVNSCNFDGFTPLHVAALHGHSVLASLLIRHGANINARTSQSATPLHLASQNSHIQVVRLLLECNAKLNKKDNFGNTPLIHACLCGNLETVTRLLESNALVNVANLQGNTALHEAARRGHQVLVELLLRGGASPSLSNKSQKTPLDCAYEMGGKNTEILRALQKASGLSPDEEPIKLLSVPKGALAHSLIQRLQDHASSRRQKLVPPTNRILQTKKDYSSSSRSSKLNQGNPAHKRLAWGETLETAVDFGIREQPLARCHTLDPAEGPTDPTGQAPPGDPLPTTDATPTLPSQTLLHTCLLSADQSHEPSKNCLRPLGGQESHLKINGDSEPRLPAAQIHGGQRPGCYS, from the exons ATGGCGGTGTATGATGAGAACATCCTGAAGAACCCTTTCTACCTGGCACTGGAGAAGCAGAGACCAGACTTGTGCAGCCGAGTGGCAGAATTCCACGGTGTG gttctggttccCTGTTGCAGCAGTTTGACGGTCAGCAGCTTCTCAGACACACAGTTTGACAGTTATGTTCTGCAGCCAGTAGAGGATGGATTCCAGACAGTTGACGGAAAG GAGGTCCGgatccaaaacaaacagatccTACTGGGATCCGGTTTTCCTGCTCTGGCTTCGGTCCCCATCCTGTTTGATGAGACCTTCTACAATGACCAGGAGCAGAGCTACAACATTCTGTGCATCTCCAGGCCCATAGAGGTGGACCTGAGTCTTTGTGATCTCAGCCCACCGCACCCCTCCTACCTGAAGAATCTGGACGATGTCCGGGAGTTCTTGGGCCACCACACACAGAAGCTGGACAAACTGATCCAGAGCTTCTGTCAGGCCTTcagacagcaggacaggaaaggTCTCCGACACCACATA GACTCGGTGAATGCTCTTTACACCAAGTGTCTTCAGTGTCTGCTGAGAGACTCTCGTCTG AAACTTTTGGCTAAAGAGGGGCTACAGATGAATCTTCTCAAACAGGCTGTCGAG ATGTATGTTCATCATGGAATCCATGACATAATTTTTAACTTTGTGGGGACTCTTGAAGCCAGTCAG GATGCAGCCTTTAACAAAACCAGCAGGagtctgcaggagctgcagcagaaagatcTGGGAGTCAAACCCCAGTTCAG CATCAACTTGTCTCGAGcaaagagagagctgagccggcTCAACCAGCAGACATCCCCCCTCCTCAAACTGCTCTGTCTGCGCCAAGTCGCCCTCACCGCCATCCAGACCCCCAAGCGCACAG tcAGTATTGAAGCCGTGTGTGCAGATGACCTGCTGTCAGTCGTCCTGTATCTGCTGGTGAAGACAGAAATCCCCAACTG CCACTCCAGCAAAGATGAGCTGAGCTACTGTCTGAGCACGTTTGAGGCTGCCGTCGAGTATATCAACCTGGGGAAGCTGCAGGATACACACACT CACTCGGGTTCCTTGAATGAAAAGGTGTATTTCAAAGCAAGGCTGAGTCTGCTGGATCAGAACGCCACACCCATCCACTCTCTGTTCCAG CACATAGCAAATGGGAACAAAGAGGTGGTGGAACATTTGCTGaatgagggtgagagagagggggaggtcagaatgtgtcatCCGCTCTGTTCCTGTACCCTCTGTGACCTCCAGCTGTCTGG TCGCTTGAATGACCCTTCCATCGTCACGCCACGCTCCAGAGATGACCGAGGCTACACGCCACTACATGTTGCTGCTACCTGCG gtcagtCTCAGCTGATTGACCTCTTGGTGTGTAAGGGTGCCTCAGTGAATGCCACAGATTACCATGGTCTCACACCGCTGCACCTAGCCTGCCAGCATGGATACCAGGGAGTCACG ctgctgctgctgcaccacaaGGCCAACACGGACGCTCAGGATAACAGTGGCAACAGTCCGCTGATCCTCGCCTGCATGTACGGCCACGAGGAT tgtgtgaaGGCGCTGGTGTACTACGACATCCAAACATGTCACCTGGACCTGCAGAATGATAAAGGTGACACAGCGCTGCACACCGCAGCTCGCTGGGGCTACGAGGGCATCatccaggtgctgctggagaacaGAGCAAACATCCACATTGTCAACAAGAACAAAGACTCCCCGCTGCAGTGTGCCCTCAACTCCAAG ATCCTCATGCTGTTAGAGTTGAGCCAGAATGGTAGTCAGCGCAGCAACACTAGATTTACT GTCTCAGATGACAGCagtctctgctcctccatctccagcacctcctccctgGGCTCAGAGTTCAAACCGGAGGGTGAACGAGTCCGACACAGAGAG gtggagaagctgctgcgaGCTGTAGCTGATGCTGATGTGGAGATG gtgcgtTTCCTGCTCGAATGGACAGATGAGAAAGAGGAGAATGAAGAGGAGGTTCAGGCTCTGCTGTGTCACCCTCTCTGCCAGTGTCCCAGCTGTTCTCCGACACATAAG atgtgtgtcCTGCAGACCGGAGCTCTGGCTGTAAACAGCTGTAACTTTGACGGCTTCACGCCGCTGCACGTGGCTGCCTTGCATGGTCACTCGGTGCTTGCCAGCCTGCTGATCCGCCACGGTGCAAACATCAATGCTCGCACCAGCCAGAGTGCCACGCCGCTCCACCTGGCCAGCCAGAACAGTCACATACAG gtTGTGAGACTCCTGCTTGAGTGTAATGCCAAATTAAATAAGAAGGATAATTTTGGAAACACACCTCTCATACATGCCTGTTTGTGTGGAAATCTGGAGACGGTCACAAGACTGTTGGAG agTAATGCATTGGTGAATGTAGCTAACCTCCAGGGAAACACGGCTCTTCATGAGGCGGCGCGTCGTGGACATCAggtactggtggagctgctgctgaggggcGGAGCATCTCCCAGTCTCAGCAACAAGAGCCAAAAGACGCCATTGGACTGTGCTTATGAGATGGGTGGGAAG AACACAGAGATCCTGCGAGCTCTGCAGAAAGCATCTGGGCTGTCTCCTGATGAGGAACCAATCAAGCTGCTGTCGGTGCCCAAAGGAGCTCTGG CTCATTCCCTCATCCAGCGACTGCAGGATCATGccagcagcagaagacagaaGCTGGTACCTCCCACCAACAG AATTCTACAAACAAAGAAAGATTATAGTTCTTCCTCCAGGTCTTCAAAACTAAACCAG GGGAATCCAGCCCATAAGAGGTTGGCATGGGGGGAAACGTTAGAGACGGCCGTGGACTTTGGCATCAGAGAACAGCCACTGGCTCGCTGTCACACACTGGACCCAGCAGAGGGACCCACAGACCCAACTGGACAGGCTCCACCAGGTGATCCTCTTCCAACCACAGATGCCACGCCCACTCTCCCCTCTCAGACACTGTTACACACTtgtctcctctcagctgatcaGTCACATGAACCCAGTAAGAACTGTCTCCGCCCCCTTGGTGGCCAGGAGTCACATTTGAAAATCAACGGAGACTCAGAGCCCCGCCTCCCCGCAGCTCAGATCCATGGAGGCCAAAGGCCAGGATGCTACAGCTGA
- the ankrd27 gene encoding ankyrin repeat domain-containing protein 27 isoform X2, with protein MAVYDENILKNPFYLALEKQRPDLCSRVAEFHGVVLVPCCSSLTVSSFSDTQFDSYVLQPVEDGFQTVDGKEVRIQNKQILLGSGFPALASVPILFDETFYNDQEQSYNILCISRPIEVDLSLCDLSPPHPSYLKNLDDVREFLGHHTQKLDKLIQSFCQAFRQQDRKGLRHHIDSVNALYTKCLQCLLRDSRLKLLAKEGLQMNLLKQAVEMYVHHGIHDIIFNFVGTLEASQDAAFNKTSRSLQELQQKDLGVKPQFSINLSRAKRELSRLNQQTSPLLKLLCLRQVALTAIQTPKRTVSIEAVCADDLLSVVLYLLVKTEIPNWMANLSYIKNFCFSHSSKDELSYCLSTFEAAVEYINLGKLQDTHTHSGSLNEKVYFKARLSLLDQNATPIHSLFQHIANGNKEVVEHLLNEGEREGEVRMCHPLCSCTLCDLQLSGRLNDPSIVTPRSRDDRGYTPLHVAATCGQSQLIDLLVCKGASVNATDYHGLTPLHLACQHGYQGVTLLLLHHKANTDAQDNSGNSPLILACMYGHEDCVKALVYYDIQTCHLDLQNDKGDTALHTAARWGYEGIIQVLLENRANIHIVNKNKDSPLQCALNSKILMLLELSQNGSQRSNTRFTVSDDSSLCSSISSTSSLGSEFKPEGERVRHREVEKLLRAVADADVEMVRFLLEWTDEKEENEEEVQALLCHPLCQCPSCSPTHKMCVLQTGALAVNSCNFDGFTPLHVAALHGHSVLASLLIRHGANINARTSQSATPLHLASQNSHIQVVRLLLECNAKLNKKDNFGNTPLIHACLCGNLETVTRLLESNALVNVANLQGNTALHEAARRGHQVLVELLLRGGASPSLSNKSQKTPLDCAYEMGGKNTEILRALQKASGLSPDEEPIKLLSVPKGALAHSLIQRLQDHASSRRQKLVPPTNRILQTKKDYSSSSRSSKLNQGNPAHKRLAWGETLETAVDFGIREQPLARCHTLDPAEGPTDPTGQAPPGDPLPTTDATPTLPSQTLLHTCLLSADQSHEPSKNCLRPLGGQESHLKINGDSEPRLPAAQIHGGQRPGCYS; from the exons ATGGCGGTGTATGATGAGAACATCCTGAAGAACCCTTTCTACCTGGCACTGGAGAAGCAGAGACCAGACTTGTGCAGCCGAGTGGCAGAATTCCACGGTGTG gttctggttccCTGTTGCAGCAGTTTGACGGTCAGCAGCTTCTCAGACACACAGTTTGACAGTTATGTTCTGCAGCCAGTAGAGGATGGATTCCAGACAGTTGACGGAAAG GAGGTCCGgatccaaaacaaacagatccTACTGGGATCCGGTTTTCCTGCTCTGGCTTCGGTCCCCATCCTGTTTGATGAGACCTTCTACAATGACCAGGAGCAGAGCTACAACATTCTGTGCATCTCCAGGCCCATAGAGGTGGACCTGAGTCTTTGTGATCTCAGCCCACCGCACCCCTCCTACCTGAAGAATCTGGACGATGTCCGGGAGTTCTTGGGCCACCACACACAGAAGCTGGACAAACTGATCCAGAGCTTCTGTCAGGCCTTcagacagcaggacaggaaaggTCTCCGACACCACATA GACTCGGTGAATGCTCTTTACACCAAGTGTCTTCAGTGTCTGCTGAGAGACTCTCGTCTG AAACTTTTGGCTAAAGAGGGGCTACAGATGAATCTTCTCAAACAGGCTGTCGAG ATGTATGTTCATCATGGAATCCATGACATAATTTTTAACTTTGTGGGGACTCTTGAAGCCAGTCAG GATGCAGCCTTTAACAAAACCAGCAGGagtctgcaggagctgcagcagaaagatcTGGGAGTCAAACCCCAGTTCAG CATCAACTTGTCTCGAGcaaagagagagctgagccggcTCAACCAGCAGACATCCCCCCTCCTCAAACTGCTCTGTCTGCGCCAAGTCGCCCTCACCGCCATCCAGACCCCCAAGCGCACAG tcAGTATTGAAGCCGTGTGTGCAGATGACCTGCTGTCAGTCGTCCTGTATCTGCTGGTGAAGACAGAAATCCCCAACTG gATGGCGAATCTGAGCTACATCAAAAATTTCTGCTTCAGCCACTCCAGCAAAGATGAGCTGAGCTACTGTCTGAGCACGTTTGAGGCTGCCGTCGAGTATATCAACCTGGGGAAGCTGCAGGATACACACACT CACTCGGGTTCCTTGAATGAAAAGGTGTATTTCAAAGCAAGGCTGAGTCTGCTGGATCAGAACGCCACACCCATCCACTCTCTGTTCCAG CACATAGCAAATGGGAACAAAGAGGTGGTGGAACATTTGCTGaatgagggtgagagagagggggaggtcagaatgtgtcatCCGCTCTGTTCCTGTACCCTCTGTGACCTCCAGCTGTCTGG TCGCTTGAATGACCCTTCCATCGTCACGCCACGCTCCAGAGATGACCGAGGCTACACGCCACTACATGTTGCTGCTACCTGCG gtcagtCTCAGCTGATTGACCTCTTGGTGTGTAAGGGTGCCTCAGTGAATGCCACAGATTACCATGGTCTCACACCGCTGCACCTAGCCTGCCAGCATGGATACCAGGGAGTCACG ctgctgctgctgcaccacaaGGCCAACACGGACGCTCAGGATAACAGTGGCAACAGTCCGCTGATCCTCGCCTGCATGTACGGCCACGAGGAT tgtgtgaaGGCGCTGGTGTACTACGACATCCAAACATGTCACCTGGACCTGCAGAATGATAAAGGTGACACAGCGCTGCACACCGCAGCTCGCTGGGGCTACGAGGGCATCatccaggtgctgctggagaacaGAGCAAACATCCACATTGTCAACAAGAACAAAGACTCCCCGCTGCAGTGTGCCCTCAACTCCAAG ATCCTCATGCTGTTAGAGTTGAGCCAGAATGGTAGTCAGCGCAGCAACACTAGATTTACT GTCTCAGATGACAGCagtctctgctcctccatctccagcacctcctccctgGGCTCAGAGTTCAAACCGGAGGGTGAACGAGTCCGACACAGAGAG gtggagaagctgctgcgaGCTGTAGCTGATGCTGATGTGGAGATG gtgcgtTTCCTGCTCGAATGGACAGATGAGAAAGAGGAGAATGAAGAGGAGGTTCAGGCTCTGCTGTGTCACCCTCTCTGCCAGTGTCCCAGCTGTTCTCCGACACATAAG atgtgtgtcCTGCAGACCGGAGCTCTGGCTGTAAACAGCTGTAACTTTGACGGCTTCACGCCGCTGCACGTGGCTGCCTTGCATGGTCACTCGGTGCTTGCCAGCCTGCTGATCCGCCACGGTGCAAACATCAATGCTCGCACCAGCCAGAGTGCCACGCCGCTCCACCTGGCCAGCCAGAACAGTCACATACAG gtTGTGAGACTCCTGCTTGAGTGTAATGCCAAATTAAATAAGAAGGATAATTTTGGAAACACACCTCTCATACATGCCTGTTTGTGTGGAAATCTGGAGACGGTCACAAGACTGTTGGAG agTAATGCATTGGTGAATGTAGCTAACCTCCAGGGAAACACGGCTCTTCATGAGGCGGCGCGTCGTGGACATCAggtactggtggagctgctgctgaggggcGGAGCATCTCCCAGTCTCAGCAACAAGAGCCAAAAGACGCCATTGGACTGTGCTTATGAGATGGGTGGGAAG AACACAGAGATCCTGCGAGCTCTGCAGAAAGCATCTGGGCTGTCTCCTGATGAGGAACCAATCAAGCTGCTGTCGGTGCCCAAAGGAGCTCTGG CTCATTCCCTCATCCAGCGACTGCAGGATCATGccagcagcagaagacagaaGCTGGTACCTCCCACCAACAG AATTCTACAAACAAAGAAAGATTATAGTTCTTCCTCCAGGTCTTCAAAACTAAACCAG GGGAATCCAGCCCATAAGAGGTTGGCATGGGGGGAAACGTTAGAGACGGCCGTGGACTTTGGCATCAGAGAACAGCCACTGGCTCGCTGTCACACACTGGACCCAGCAGAGGGACCCACAGACCCAACTGGACAGGCTCCACCAGGTGATCCTCTTCCAACCACAGATGCCACGCCCACTCTCCCCTCTCAGACACTGTTACACACTtgtctcctctcagctgatcaGTCACATGAACCCAGTAAGAACTGTCTCCGCCCCCTTGGTGGCCAGGAGTCACATTTGAAAATCAACGGAGACTCAGAGCCCCGCCTCCCCGCAGCTCAGATCCATGGAGGCCAAAGGCCAGGATGCTACAGCTGA
- the ankrd27 gene encoding ankyrin repeat domain-containing protein 27 isoform X8, producing the protein MNLLKQAVEMYVHHGIHDIIFNFVGTLEASQDAAFNKTSRSLQELQQKDLGVKPQFSINLSRAKRELSRLNQQTSPLLKLLCLRQVALTAIQTPKRTVSIEAVCADDLLSVVLYLLVKTEIPNWMANLSYIKNFCFSHSSKDELSYCLSTFEAAVEYINLGKLQDTHTVGSPQHSGSLNEKVYFKARLSLLDQNATPIHSLFQHIANGNKEVVEHLLNEGEREGEVRMCHPLCSCTLCDLQLSGRLNDPSIVTPRSRDDRGYTPLHVAATCGQSQLIDLLVCKGASVNATDYHGLTPLHLACQHGYQGVTLLLLHHKANTDAQDNSGNSPLILACMYGHEDCVKALVYYDIQTCHLDLQNDKGDTALHTAARWGYEGIIQVLLENRANIHIVNKNKDSPLQCALNSKILMLLELSQNGSQRSNTRFTVSDDSSLCSSISSTSSLGSEFKPEGERVRHREVEKLLRAVADADVEMVRFLLEWTDEKEENEEEVQALLCHPLCQCPSCSPTHKMCVLQTGALAVNSCNFDGFTPLHVAALHGHSVLASLLIRHGANINARTSQSATPLHLASQNSHIQVVRLLLECNAKLNKKDNFGNTPLIHACLCGNLETVTRLLESNALVNVANLQGNTALHEAARRGHQVLVELLLRGGASPSLSNKSQKTPLDCAYEMGGKNTEILRALQKASGLSPDEEPIKLLSVPKGALAHSLIQRLQDHASSRRQKLVPPTNRILQTKKDYSSSSRSSKLNQGNPAHKRLAWGETLETAVDFGIREQPLARCHTLDPAEGPTDPTGQAPPGDPLPTTDATPTLPSQTLLHTCLLSADQSHEPSKNCLRPLGGQESHLKINGDSEPRLPAAQIHGGQRPGCYS; encoded by the exons ATGAATCTTCTCAAACAGGCTGTCGAG ATGTATGTTCATCATGGAATCCATGACATAATTTTTAACTTTGTGGGGACTCTTGAAGCCAGTCAG GATGCAGCCTTTAACAAAACCAGCAGGagtctgcaggagctgcagcagaaagatcTGGGAGTCAAACCCCAGTTCAG CATCAACTTGTCTCGAGcaaagagagagctgagccggcTCAACCAGCAGACATCCCCCCTCCTCAAACTGCTCTGTCTGCGCCAAGTCGCCCTCACCGCCATCCAGACCCCCAAGCGCACAG tcAGTATTGAAGCCGTGTGTGCAGATGACCTGCTGTCAGTCGTCCTGTATCTGCTGGTGAAGACAGAAATCCCCAACTG gATGGCGAATCTGAGCTACATCAAAAATTTCTGCTTCAGCCACTCCAGCAAAGATGAGCTGAGCTACTGTCTGAGCACGTTTGAGGCTGCCGTCGAGTATATCAACCTGGGGAAGCTGCAGGATACACACACT GTTGGGTCCCCTCAGCACTCGGGTTCCTTGAATGAAAAGGTGTATTTCAAAGCAAGGCTGAGTCTGCTGGATCAGAACGCCACACCCATCCACTCTCTGTTCCAG CACATAGCAAATGGGAACAAAGAGGTGGTGGAACATTTGCTGaatgagggtgagagagagggggaggtcagaatgtgtcatCCGCTCTGTTCCTGTACCCTCTGTGACCTCCAGCTGTCTGG TCGCTTGAATGACCCTTCCATCGTCACGCCACGCTCCAGAGATGACCGAGGCTACACGCCACTACATGTTGCTGCTACCTGCG gtcagtCTCAGCTGATTGACCTCTTGGTGTGTAAGGGTGCCTCAGTGAATGCCACAGATTACCATGGTCTCACACCGCTGCACCTAGCCTGCCAGCATGGATACCAGGGAGTCACG ctgctgctgctgcaccacaaGGCCAACACGGACGCTCAGGATAACAGTGGCAACAGTCCGCTGATCCTCGCCTGCATGTACGGCCACGAGGAT tgtgtgaaGGCGCTGGTGTACTACGACATCCAAACATGTCACCTGGACCTGCAGAATGATAAAGGTGACACAGCGCTGCACACCGCAGCTCGCTGGGGCTACGAGGGCATCatccaggtgctgctggagaacaGAGCAAACATCCACATTGTCAACAAGAACAAAGACTCCCCGCTGCAGTGTGCCCTCAACTCCAAG ATCCTCATGCTGTTAGAGTTGAGCCAGAATGGTAGTCAGCGCAGCAACACTAGATTTACT GTCTCAGATGACAGCagtctctgctcctccatctccagcacctcctccctgGGCTCAGAGTTCAAACCGGAGGGTGAACGAGTCCGACACAGAGAG gtggagaagctgctgcgaGCTGTAGCTGATGCTGATGTGGAGATG gtgcgtTTCCTGCTCGAATGGACAGATGAGAAAGAGGAGAATGAAGAGGAGGTTCAGGCTCTGCTGTGTCACCCTCTCTGCCAGTGTCCCAGCTGTTCTCCGACACATAAG atgtgtgtcCTGCAGACCGGAGCTCTGGCTGTAAACAGCTGTAACTTTGACGGCTTCACGCCGCTGCACGTGGCTGCCTTGCATGGTCACTCGGTGCTTGCCAGCCTGCTGATCCGCCACGGTGCAAACATCAATGCTCGCACCAGCCAGAGTGCCACGCCGCTCCACCTGGCCAGCCAGAACAGTCACATACAG gtTGTGAGACTCCTGCTTGAGTGTAATGCCAAATTAAATAAGAAGGATAATTTTGGAAACACACCTCTCATACATGCCTGTTTGTGTGGAAATCTGGAGACGGTCACAAGACTGTTGGAG agTAATGCATTGGTGAATGTAGCTAACCTCCAGGGAAACACGGCTCTTCATGAGGCGGCGCGTCGTGGACATCAggtactggtggagctgctgctgaggggcGGAGCATCTCCCAGTCTCAGCAACAAGAGCCAAAAGACGCCATTGGACTGTGCTTATGAGATGGGTGGGAAG AACACAGAGATCCTGCGAGCTCTGCAGAAAGCATCTGGGCTGTCTCCTGATGAGGAACCAATCAAGCTGCTGTCGGTGCCCAAAGGAGCTCTGG CTCATTCCCTCATCCAGCGACTGCAGGATCATGccagcagcagaagacagaaGCTGGTACCTCCCACCAACAG AATTCTACAAACAAAGAAAGATTATAGTTCTTCCTCCAGGTCTTCAAAACTAAACCAG GGGAATCCAGCCCATAAGAGGTTGGCATGGGGGGAAACGTTAGAGACGGCCGTGGACTTTGGCATCAGAGAACAGCCACTGGCTCGCTGTCACACACTGGACCCAGCAGAGGGACCCACAGACCCAACTGGACAGGCTCCACCAGGTGATCCTCTTCCAACCACAGATGCCACGCCCACTCTCCCCTCTCAGACACTGTTACACACTtgtctcctctcagctgatcaGTCACATGAACCCAGTAAGAACTGTCTCCGCCCCCTTGGTGGCCAGGAGTCACATTTGAAAATCAACGGAGACTCAGAGCCCCGCCTCCCCGCAGCTCAGATCCATGGAGGCCAAAGGCCAGGATGCTACAGCTGA